In one window of Chryseobacterium sp. JV274 DNA:
- a CDS encoding helix-turn-helix domain-containing protein, with protein MYVITDQLKNLGFSINTLNNIIQRNNNKRSFNTLEYFCIYIIIEDITLEIENIPHSVKGGHIAFVGPQKQIVFGETKRGEIYVIAFSSSFYERSAKDSMFINSRLFFNYDSDVFIAPFENIKEMNIVFMGRMHNFQHKDESLYVSAAHNAIERLILDAFLHIPAETLKKDIKFDYLHYVNRFKVLLQRDYKKAKKVSHYANELNITPRKLTEMTEYVLGKTAKHIIIEKLINECKKSLSFSGYNISEIAYDLGFSDEGNFSNFIKKHTGKNPSEMK; from the coding sequence ATGTACGTTATTACAGACCAATTAAAGAATTTAGGATTTAGCATCAACACATTGAATAATATAATACAGAGAAATAATAATAAAAGAAGTTTTAATACACTCGAGTATTTCTGTATTTATATCATTATCGAAGATATCACATTAGAGATAGAAAACATTCCACATTCCGTAAAAGGCGGTCATATAGCATTTGTAGGTCCTCAAAAACAAATTGTATTTGGTGAAACTAAACGAGGTGAGATTTATGTGATTGCATTTTCCTCAAGTTTTTATGAAAGATCTGCAAAAGACAGCATGTTTATCAATTCAAGGCTTTTTTTCAATTATGATTCTGATGTTTTTATAGCACCTTTTGAAAATATTAAGGAAATGAACATTGTTTTTATGGGAAGGATGCACAACTTTCAGCATAAAGATGAAAGTCTATATGTTTCTGCAGCCCATAACGCTATTGAAAGATTAATTCTGGATGCATTTTTACATATCCCGGCAGAAACACTGAAAAAAGACATCAAATTTGATTATCTCCACTATGTCAATAGATTTAAAGTGCTTTTGCAGAGAGACTATAAAAAAGCTAAAAAGGTTTCCCACTATGCTAATGAACTCAATATCACTCCCAGAAAACTAACTGAAATGACCGAGTATGTTCTGGGAAAAACTGCCAAACACATTATTATTGAAAAACTTATTAATGAGTGTAAAAAATCCCTTAGTTTTTCAGGCTACAACATTTCTGAAATTGCTTATGATCTGGGATTCAGTGATGAAGGAAATTTCAGTAATTTTATTAAAAAACATACAGGAAAAAATCCCTCAGAAATGAAATAA
- a CDS encoding molecular chaperone, which translates to MNRSYIFIVFSLLLFCSQLKAQTGVSVSPPRLYFESDAGKSTTQKVTVTNVSAKNSLDMAVSLGDWEYNETGENKMSPANTLPTSCASWISIKNEDTYFTLAPGERKDIDVTITPPGTLSDQMLAHTAVLYVSQMNPVNDVDNKGANIKVSIRSGIKLFHKLTAKASKKIEIHNLTLAQSKKDLTILFENQGNIWTDGKIQTELVNTENGNKVSLDQIIFYTMPGNKREVNIPLPSTLLKGKYTASVMIDYGDNNNLELAELNFTHE; encoded by the coding sequence ATGAACCGATCTTATATCTTCATTGTATTCTCTTTACTCCTTTTCTGTTCTCAACTCAAAGCTCAGACAGGTGTATCTGTGTCTCCTCCCAGACTTTATTTTGAATCTGATGCAGGAAAAAGCACTACCCAGAAAGTAACCGTAACCAATGTAAGTGCAAAAAATTCTTTGGATATGGCTGTCAGTTTAGGTGACTGGGAATATAATGAAACAGGAGAAAACAAAATGTCTCCGGCCAATACGCTGCCAACATCTTGCGCCAGCTGGATATCTATAAAAAATGAAGACACCTATTTTACCCTAGCTCCCGGGGAAAGAAAAGATATTGATGTAACCATAACTCCTCCCGGCACGTTGTCAGATCAGATGTTAGCCCATACTGCTGTTCTGTATGTGAGCCAGATGAATCCCGTGAATGATGTAGATAATAAAGGAGCCAATATAAAAGTAAGTATCCGTTCAGGAATTAAACTCTTTCATAAGTTAACTGCCAAAGCCAGTAAAAAAATTGAAATCCATAATCTTACCCTAGCTCAGTCAAAAAAAGACCTCACCATCTTGTTCGAAAATCAGGGTAATATATGGACAGATGGAAAAATACAAACAGAACTTGTCAATACAGAAAACGGCAATAAAGTTTCACTTGATCAGATTATTTTCTATACTATGCCCGGAAATAAAAGAGAAGTGAATATACCTCTTCCTTCAACCCTTTTAAAAGGAAAATATACTGCATCGGTAATGATTGATTATGGAGACAACAATAATCTGGAGCTGGCAGAGCTGAATTTTACGCATGAATAA
- a CDS encoding terpene synthase family protein, whose translation MSNENFNPLELLRTKFRYPFPTLKNPHADQLQEITENQWIDGEYMWLYQNNPDLRKKYKKTKTAHIAAQWFPTASAERFRPICRLMLWTLYNDDLYEESKPDDIDDVHAQSIAILNGEMSVSQSTIPLASMLASLRQELLQFIPKESMYRFTQMISRYFSGLKKEQEYKKNKMFPTTAECIVLREDSICLYPFLQLTEVETGITLPPEIHDHPVIRRLQALACHLVTFFNEVQSVVKDEATDSIYYNIVKVIQNEHSISLEEACLEDLRLHNEDLKEFIALQASLPDFGIWHEAVVNWVHYMSMVLSGWKNISTKLDRYNAMEFPQTNELKERLSQF comes from the coding sequence ATGAGTAATGAAAATTTTAACCCTCTTGAACTTCTTCGTACAAAGTTCAGGTATCCGTTCCCAACCTTAAAAAATCCCCATGCGGATCAATTGCAGGAAATCACCGAAAATCAATGGATTGATGGTGAATACATGTGGCTGTATCAAAATAATCCTGATCTGCGTAAGAAGTACAAAAAAACCAAAACGGCCCACATCGCTGCCCAATGGTTTCCTACCGCTTCTGCTGAACGTTTCCGGCCTATCTGCAGACTGATGCTCTGGACACTTTACAATGATGATCTGTATGAAGAAAGTAAGCCTGATGACATTGATGATGTACATGCTCAATCCATTGCTATATTGAATGGTGAAATGTCTGTTTCTCAGTCTACAATACCTTTAGCTTCTATGCTTGCTTCGTTAAGACAGGAATTACTTCAGTTTATTCCAAAAGAATCCATGTATCGTTTCACACAGATGATCAGTAGGTATTTTAGCGGGCTTAAGAAGGAACAGGAATACAAAAAGAATAAGATGTTTCCTACAACGGCAGAATGCATTGTCTTAAGGGAAGATTCCATCTGCCTGTATCCTTTCCTGCAGCTTACTGAAGTTGAAACAGGAATCACCCTGCCGCCGGAAATTCATGATCATCCGGTGATCCGCCGTCTTCAGGCACTTGCCTGTCATCTGGTAACTTTTTTCAATGAAGTTCAATCTGTAGTAAAAGATGAAGCGACAGACAGTATCTATTATAATATTGTGAAGGTAATCCAGAATGAACACAGCATCTCGTTAGAGGAAGCCTGCCTGGAAGACCTGCGCCTCCATAATGAAGATCTTAAGGAGTTTATAGCCCTGCAGGCTTCACTTCCAGACTTTGGTATATGGCACGAGGCTGTGGTCAATTGGGTACACTATATGAGTATGGTATTGAGCGGCTGGAAAAATATATCCACTAAGCTTGACCGTTATAATGCTATGGAGTTTCCTCAGACAAATGAATTGAAAGAAAGGCTGAGCCAATTTTAA
- a CDS encoding terpene synthase family protein, with the protein MNKQFNVPKPVYPWETLRSPFAGTLDQEETIWYDQDYQFLSKESMARYRKMRLIDVGPFMVPGAAEKERILHATRFAIYMTVTDDYAELLPIKEIAGFRDRIFEVMMGDDPKPGEIGIFRQMQANRKEWIALGMPDFWLERMAKKYKYNFVTDGIMEESPYKISKEIPPIPLFHLIRANSIGMIPFVDLICPTTGFALPDFIYNHTVIQRIIMLQSIIVALQNDFATIGKELAIESEMFNIIKLLMYHNKMSFDEACREGMRIHDELVDEFVTLSNHLPDFSPYQKETEEFIYYIKQMISGLNNWYYQSGTKRYEPGGFAVPPNGKGETLERVEIKHF; encoded by the coding sequence ATGAACAAACAATTTAATGTACCAAAGCCGGTGTATCCTTGGGAAACTCTTCGAAGTCCTTTTGCAGGAACTTTAGACCAAGAAGAAACTATCTGGTATGACCAGGATTATCAGTTTCTTTCAAAAGAATCCATGGCAAGATATAGGAAAATGCGTTTGATAGATGTAGGTCCTTTTATGGTACCCGGTGCTGCTGAAAAAGAAAGAATTCTTCATGCTACACGTTTTGCAATATATATGACAGTAACTGATGATTATGCTGAACTTTTACCCATAAAAGAAATTGCAGGTTTTAGAGACCGGATTTTTGAAGTTATGATGGGGGATGACCCCAAACCTGGCGAAATAGGAATATTCCGCCAGATGCAAGCCAATAGAAAAGAGTGGATAGCACTTGGAATGCCAGATTTCTGGCTTGAACGAATGGCTAAAAAATATAAGTATAATTTTGTTACTGATGGAATTATGGAAGAATCTCCTTATAAAATCAGTAAGGAAATTCCTCCCATTCCTTTATTTCATTTAATTCGTGCCAATTCAATAGGTATGATTCCATTTGTTGATTTGATTTGCCCAACAACGGGATTTGCTTTGCCTGATTTTATTTATAATCATACTGTTATCCAGCGCATAATTATGCTGCAGTCAATTATTGTTGCTTTACAGAACGATTTTGCAACTATCGGAAAAGAACTTGCGATAGAATCAGAAATGTTCAATATTATCAAATTACTGATGTATCATAATAAAATGTCTTTTGATGAAGCCTGTAGGGAAGGAATGAGAATCCATGACGAGCTTGTAGATGAATTTGTAACGCTATCCAACCATTTACCGGATTTCAGCCCATATCAAAAAGAAACAGAAGAATTTATTTATTACATAAAGCAAATGATTAGTGGATTAAATAACTGGTACTATCAAAGTGGGACAAAAAGGTATGAACCGGGAGGATTTGCTGTACCACCCAACGGAAAAGGTGAAACACTGGAAAGGGTGGAAATTAAGCATTTTTAA
- a CDS encoding terpene synthase family protein, which translates to MTPEQFNSTDYLPRGCYPWPDLINPHAEQMGKDMDGWIDNDYTFLTEKQRTIYKKMELHMCTARMWPHLTYEQAIPCNRFMLQYVALDDQVEHSSLEEIQELRIRCTDILRGAQAMPEENALYHHMAMIRDEFRAFMPDLWFERFVYYFYQSFRYGIELEYPYKIAHRPPSLNLYKTIREYSVLMRPYLIFGEIESGLVLPEHIFEHIVVQKMISHMTLVVAWQNDLHSLPKEMAKGTEVFNLVFVLQQEYNLSLEDACAEALRIHNEELASLNGLHNEYREFGEYQEHVDKFVYYAGVGLQGVNTFYLETNRYKHGGVGFAWPEDNLTPKTVK; encoded by the coding sequence ATGACACCAGAACAATTTAATAGTACAGATTACTTGCCACGGGGATGCTATCCATGGCCTGACCTTATAAATCCACATGCTGAACAAATGGGGAAAGATATGGATGGCTGGATTGATAATGACTATACTTTTTTGACAGAAAAACAACGGACAATTTATAAAAAGATGGAGCTTCATATGTGTACAGCACGTATGTGGCCGCACTTAACCTATGAGCAGGCTATTCCATGCAATAGGTTTATGCTCCAATATGTTGCTCTCGATGATCAGGTGGAACATTCTTCCCTTGAAGAGATCCAGGAGCTGCGGATCCGCTGTACAGATATTCTCAGGGGTGCTCAAGCCATGCCGGAGGAAAATGCGCTCTATCATCACATGGCAATGATCCGGGATGAATTTCGTGCTTTCATGCCAGACCTATGGTTTGAGCGTTTTGTATACTATTTTTATCAGTCTTTCAGATATGGAATCGAATTGGAATATCCATACAAAATAGCCCACCGCCCGCCATCACTGAATCTTTACAAAACCATTAGAGAATATTCTGTTCTAATGCGTCCTTATCTGATCTTTGGTGAGATTGAATCTGGTCTTGTCCTGCCGGAACATATCTTTGAGCATATCGTAGTGCAAAAGATGATTTCCCATATGACCCTGGTTGTTGCCTGGCAAAATGATCTTCACTCCCTGCCAAAAGAAATGGCGAAAGGAACAGAGGTTTTTAATCTGGTTTTTGTTTTGCAGCAGGAGTATAATCTTTCTTTGGAAGATGCTTGTGCAGAAGCTTTACGTATTCATAATGAAGAGCTGGCCAGTTTGAATGGCTTACATAATGAGTATCGGGAGTTTGGTGAATATCAGGAACACGTAGACAAATTCGTTTATTATGCAGGTGTTGGACTGCAGGGAGTTAATACTTTTTACCTGGAAACCAATAGGTATAAGCACGGAGGAGTTGGTTTTGCCTGGCCTGAGGATAACCTGACCCCCAAGACTGTAAAATAA
- a CDS encoding DUF5675 family protein, with protein sequence MKTTLLVIVLTAVFSGSLFGQRNFEIVIERKLSSAACTLGYLIADKKVICHTLELPWENNTKNISCIPPGSYNGILRYDKNDGWRIQLENVPDRDGVQIHMGNYTKQIKGCVLVGMETDIKSCIVGNSKLAYSKLKDAFYGTSNPNSTPDKNIIVTFK encoded by the coding sequence ATGAAAACAACTTTACTTGTAATTGTATTAACCGCTGTTTTTTCAGGCAGCCTTTTTGGGCAAAGAAATTTTGAAATAGTGATTGAAAGAAAACTGTCATCGGCGGCCTGTACCTTAGGATATCTCATTGCAGATAAAAAAGTTATCTGCCATACGTTGGAACTGCCATGGGAAAATAATACAAAGAATATCAGTTGTATTCCTCCCGGATCCTATAACGGCATTTTGAGATATGATAAAAATGACGGATGGAGAATACAGCTTGAAAACGTACCAGACAGAGATGGGGTACAAATTCATATGGGAAACTATACAAAGCAGATCAAAGGATGTGTTTTGGTGGGAATGGAAACAGATATTAAAAGCTGTATTGTAGGAAATAGTAAACTCGCATACAGTAAATTGAAAGATGCTTTTTACGGAACCTCAAATCCTAACAGTACTCCTGATAAAAACATTATAGTAACCTTTAAATAA
- a CDS encoding bacteriocin-like protein has translation MKNLKKLSRNELKTVTGAGAIGGPFPSVCIYTHQWCEKVKKCIPKTIDCSQIEIPQPI, from the coding sequence ATGAAAAATCTAAAAAAACTTTCAAGAAATGAATTAAAAACAGTAACAGGAGCTGGAGCAATTGGCGGCCCATTTCCGTCAGTATGCATATACACTCATCAATGGTGTGAAAAAGTAAAAAAATGCATCCCAAAAACAATAGATTGTAGTCAAATTGAGATTCCCCAGCCCATTTAA
- a CDS encoding terpene synthase family protein, whose amino-acid sequence MKQQDVPVLQYPWTYEIGPFSQSFYEEQNNWIDTDYQFMSEATRTKYKKHGLVEAASYMFPAASTKEQIRPIARFMVWLTLFDDYYELCPVDQFADIRDHIMDVMLGEQPKADDIGLIKQVALSRQEFIPYVNNDWLIRWTKNFYNYTTYGIMEETSYKLKREFPTLSNLLLIREYSVFMYPYGDPVEPSINYIVPGYISEHPIIKRLKMLMCRIMAIQNDFASIEKELGIDTEILNIILVIKNQYHVSLEEAITEAMHIHDSYVQEFVALQNNLPDFGLEQKNVVRFVHNMALMISGLGAWYHKGNSTRYKTPGEFPKPEYGIITQ is encoded by the coding sequence ATGAAACAGCAAGATGTTCCTGTTTTACAATATCCCTGGACCTATGAAATAGGCCCGTTTTCACAATCATTCTATGAAGAACAGAATAATTGGATTGATACGGATTATCAGTTTATGTCAGAAGCCACAAGAACTAAATATAAGAAACACGGCCTCGTAGAAGCCGCATCTTATATGTTTCCGGCGGCTAGCACCAAAGAGCAGATCAGACCTATAGCAAGATTTATGGTATGGCTGACTCTGTTTGATGATTATTATGAGTTGTGTCCGGTTGATCAATTTGCAGATATCAGAGACCATATAATGGATGTCATGCTGGGAGAACAGCCTAAAGCGGATGATATCGGACTTATAAAACAAGTGGCTCTAAGCAGGCAGGAATTTATTCCTTACGTTAATAATGACTGGTTGATACGTTGGACTAAAAACTTTTATAATTATACTACCTATGGAATTATGGAAGAAACATCCTATAAATTGAAAAGAGAATTTCCAACTCTTAGTAATCTTCTGCTTATCCGTGAGTATTCGGTTTTTATGTACCCCTATGGAGATCCGGTAGAACCTTCCATTAATTATATTGTTCCGGGGTATATATCTGAACATCCGATTATAAAACGGTTAAAAATGCTGATGTGCAGAATAATGGCGATTCAGAATGATTTTGCTTCAATAGAGAAGGAACTAGGAATTGATACAGAAATTCTGAACATTATATTGGTGATAAAGAATCAGTATCATGTTTCATTGGAAGAAGCTATTACTGAAGCAATGCATATCCACGATTCATATGTTCAGGAATTTGTTGCACTTCAGAATAATTTGCCTGATTTTGGTCTTGAACAAAAGAATGTTGTACGGTTTGTACATAATATGGCATTGATGATCTCAGGATTAGGAGCATGGTATCATAAAGGCAATTCCACCAGGTACAAAACTCCTGGTGAGTTTCCTAAACCAGAATATGGGATAATTACACAATAA